The following proteins are co-located in the Fusarium verticillioides 7600 chromosome 7, whole genome shotgun sequence genome:
- a CDS encoding 40S ribosomal protein S17 codes for MGRVRTKTVKKSAKVIIERYYPKLTLDFETNKRICDEIAIIASKRLRNKIAGYTTHLMKRIQRGPVRGISFKLQEEERERKDQYVPEVSALDFTQNSESGQLDVDGETKDLLKHLGFESIPVNVIPVTQQQVPERGGRRYGDRPRRD; via the exons ATGGGTCGCGTTCGcaccaagactgtcaagaagTCCGCCAAGGTCATCATTGAGCGTTACTACCCCAAGCTCACCCTGGACTTCGAGACCAACAAGCGTATCTGTGATGAGATCGCTATCATTGCTTCCAAGCGCCTCCGCAACAAG ATTGCCGGCTACACTACCCACTTGATGAAGCGAATTCAGCGTGGACCCGTCCGCGGTAtctccttcaagcttcaggaggaggagcgTGAGCGCAAGGATCAGTACGTTCCTGAGGTCTCTGCTCTGGACTTCACCCAGAACTCCGAGAGCGGCCAGCTCGACGTCGATGGCGAGACCAAGGATCTCCTCAAGCACCTTGGC TTCGAGTCTATCCCCGTCAACGTCATCCCCGTCACTCAGCAGCAGGTTCCCGAGCGTGGTGGACGACGATACGGCGACCGCCCTCGCCGCGACTAA
- a CDS encoding queuine tRNA-ribosyltransferase produces MQAIKRMASSSNIYKSPALTHELVAKCSTTRARASILTLPHGVVQLPMFMPVATQASLKGITPEQLEETGCRLCLNNTYHLGLKPGQEVLDAIGGAHKLQGWNHNILTDSGGFQMVSLLKLATITEKGVEFLSPHDGTPMLLTPEHSMSLQNSIGSDIMMQLDDVLVTTSPDKARMREAMERSVRWLDRCIAAHKKPETQNLFCIIQGGLDLDMRRECCREMLARDTPGIAIGGLSGGEAKADYCRVVAACTELLPDLKPRYVMGIGYPEDLVVSVALGADMFDCVWPTRTARFGNAVTKHGVLNIRNKKYATDFGPVEEGCNCMVCKPTADGGMGVTRAFVHHNASKETVAAHLLTIHNVYYQLNLMRQIREAIMENRFPTFVRQFFAWLYADKTEYPEWAVGALKGVNIDLTTE; encoded by the exons ATGCAAGCGATCAAGAGGATggcgtcatcatcaaacatTTACAAGTCACCTGCCTTGACGCACGAGCTTGTCGCAAAATGCTCC ACAACAAGAGCCCGAGCATCAATATTGACTCTTCCTCATGGCGTCGTGCAACTTCCTATGTTCATGCCTGTTGCAACTCAAGCGTCTCTAAAGGGCATCACCCCTGAACAGCTTGAAGAGACTGGTTGCCGTTTATGTCTAAACAACACCTATCACCTCGGCTTAAAACCAGGACAAGAGGTCTTGGATGCGATAGGCGGAGCGCATAAACTTCAAGGATGGAACCACAATATTCTGACTGACAGTGGAGG ATTCCAGATGGTCAGTTTGCTAAAGCTTGCAACTATTACTGAGAAAGGTGTCGAATTTCTGAGCCCGCATGATGGAACACCCATGTTACTTACACCTGAGCATTCCATGTCACTGCAAAACAGCATCGGCAGTGACATTATGATGCAGCTGGACGACGTCCTTGTCACAACCTCTCCCGACAAAGCACGTATGCGTGAAGCCATGGAGCGAAGTGTGCGCTGGTTAGATCGATGCATTGCTGCTCATAAGAAACCTGAGACCCAAAATCTCTTCTGCATTATCCAGGGAGGTCTTGATCTCGATATGCGACGAGAATGCTGTCGCGAGATGTTGGCCCGTGATACACCAGGTATCGCCATTGGTGGACTGAGTGGTGGCGAGGCGAAGGCTGATTACTGCAGAGTTGTAGCAGCTTGCACAGAACTGCTCCCCGACCTGAAGCCGCGGTACGTCATGGGCATTGGCTACCCTGAAGATCTGGTCGTGAGCGTTGCGCTGGGAGCCGACATGTTCGATTGTGTGTGGCCAACAAGAACAGCCCGATTTGGCAATGCAGTCACAAAACATGGCGTCTTGAACATCCGTAACAAGAAATATGCTACTGATTTCGGACCTGTCGAGGAGGGTTGCAACTGCATGGTCTGCAAGCCAACCGCTGATGGTGGGATGGGCGTCACTCGAGCATTTGTCCACCACAACGCCTCAAAAGAGACGGTGGCGGCGCATTTGCTGACCATTCACAATGTCTACTATCAATTGAACCTTATGCGGCAAATCAGGGAGGCCATTATGGAGAATCGATTCCCTACATTTGTGCGACAGTTTTTTGCTTGGCTTTATGCGGATAAAACAGAGTATCCCGAATGGGCAGTTGGAGCATTGAAGGGGGTCAACATCGATTTGACAACGGAATAG
- a CDS encoding queuine tRNA-ribosyltransferase has translation MFMPVATQASLKGITPEQLEETGCRLCLNNTYHLGLKPGQEVLDAIGGAHKLQGWNHNILTDSGGFQMVSLLKLATITEKGVEFLSPHDGTPMLLTPEHSMSLQNSIGSDIMMQLDDVLVTTSPDKARMREAMERSVRWLDRCIAAHKKPETQNLFCIIQGGLDLDMRRECCREMLARDTPGIAIGGLSGGEAKADYCRVVAACTELLPDLKPRYVMGIGYPEDLVVSVALGADMFDCVWPTRTARFGNAVTKHGVLNIRNKKYATDFGPVEEGCNCMVCKPTADGGMGVTRAFVHHNASKETVAAHLLTIHNVYYQLNLMRQIREAIMENRFPTFVRQFFAWLYADKTEYPEWAVGALKGVNIDLTTE, from the exons ATGTTCATGCCTGTTGCAACTCAAGCGTCTCTAAAGGGCATCACCCCTGAACAGCTTGAAGAGACTGGTTGCCGTTTATGTCTAAACAACACCTATCACCTCGGCTTAAAACCAGGACAAGAGGTCTTGGATGCGATAGGCGGAGCGCATAAACTTCAAGGATGGAACCACAATATTCTGACTGACAGTGGAGG ATTCCAGATGGTCAGTTTGCTAAAGCTTGCAACTATTACTGAGAAAGGTGTCGAATTTCTGAGCCCGCATGATGGAACACCCATGTTACTTACACCTGAGCATTCCATGTCACTGCAAAACAGCATCGGCAGTGACATTATGATGCAGCTGGACGACGTCCTTGTCACAACCTCTCCCGACAAAGCACGTATGCGTGAAGCCATGGAGCGAAGTGTGCGCTGGTTAGATCGATGCATTGCTGCTCATAAGAAACCTGAGACCCAAAATCTCTTCTGCATTATCCAGGGAGGTCTTGATCTCGATATGCGACGAGAATGCTGTCGCGAGATGTTGGCCCGTGATACACCAGGTATCGCCATTGGTGGACTGAGTGGTGGCGAGGCGAAGGCTGATTACTGCAGAGTTGTAGCAGCTTGCACAGAACTGCTCCCCGACCTGAAGCCGCGGTACGTCATGGGCATTGGCTACCCTGAAGATCTGGTCGTGAGCGTTGCGCTGGGAGCCGACATGTTCGATTGTGTGTGGCCAACAAGAACAGCCCGATTTGGCAATGCAGTCACAAAACATGGCGTCTTGAACATCCGTAACAAGAAATATGCTACTGATTTCGGACCTGTCGAGGAGGGTTGCAACTGCATGGTCTGCAAGCCAACCGCTGATGGTGGGATGGGCGTCACTCGAGCATTTGTCCACCACAACGCCTCAAAAGAGACGGTGGCGGCGCATTTGCTGACCATTCACAATGTCTACTATCAATTGAACCTTATGCGGCAAATCAGGGAGGCCATTATGGAGAATCGATTCCCTACATTTGTGCGACAGTTTTTTGCTTGGCTTTATGCGGATAAAACAGAGTATCCCGAATGGGCAGTTGGAGCATTGAAGGGGGTCAACATCGATTTGACAACGGAATAG